In Rubrivirga marina, the following are encoded in one genomic region:
- a CDS encoding DUF5995 family protein, with translation MASPAPASDIDGVVRALDGIVDDCRVRHCRLGLFAALYRRVTVEVKGRMGKGQFVDAERMERLDTRFANRYLEAYARHRSGEAPTRAWAAAFEAREDDRLVVLQHLLLGMNAHILLDLGVTTAEIARRHDTDGLKHDFDAINRVLADLVDEIQEEVGRTSGLLRTLDRLGGRLDERVLGFGLATARRRAWRHALALRAMPGPLQPRLVDRIDVRVERTARGIRRPPFRLDAALGRIREAEREPVGDLIDRLA, from the coding sequence ATGGCCTCCCCCGCTCCCGCCTCCGACATCGACGGCGTCGTCCGTGCGCTGGACGGCATTGTGGACGACTGCCGCGTCCGACACTGCCGCCTCGGCCTGTTCGCCGCGCTCTACCGGCGCGTGACGGTCGAGGTGAAGGGCCGCATGGGGAAAGGCCAGTTCGTCGACGCCGAGCGGATGGAGCGGCTCGACACGCGGTTCGCCAACCGCTACCTCGAGGCGTACGCCCGTCACCGGTCCGGCGAGGCGCCGACGCGGGCCTGGGCCGCCGCGTTCGAGGCACGGGAGGACGACCGCCTCGTCGTGCTCCAACACTTGCTGCTGGGCATGAACGCCCACATCCTCCTCGACCTCGGCGTGACGACGGCCGAGATCGCGCGGCGCCACGACACCGACGGCCTCAAGCACGACTTCGATGCCATCAACCGCGTTCTGGCCGACCTCGTGGACGAGATCCAGGAGGAGGTCGGACGGACGTCGGGGCTGCTCCGGACGCTCGACCGCCTCGGTGGGCGCCTCGACGAGCGCGTTCTCGGGTTCGGGCTCGCGACGGCGAGGCGGAGGGCGTGGCGGCACGCCCTCGCGCTGCGGGCGATGCCGGGGCCTCTCCAGCCCCGCCTCGTTGACCGGATCGACGTGCGGGTCGAGCGGACGGCCCGCGGCATCCGTCGGCCGCCGTTCCGCCTCGACGCCGCGCTCGGCCGGATCCGTGAGGCCGAGCGAGAGCCGGTCGGCGACCTCATCGACCGGCTGGCCTGA